One genomic window of Elaeis guineensis isolate ETL-2024a chromosome 2, EG11, whole genome shotgun sequence includes the following:
- the LOC140850980 gene encoding uncharacterized protein isoform X1, whose product MVLQKTGRPRISFSLPIGGQSLPQLSLPIPLLLPSLARHRSDRVETLATAGGAGPGADPIAGPPIVGIGCPRPAPWSRRRPPTTPPTIPSFAFSPRGRRTRIRMSWRFPHRRRGVPAIRSESGVRSMLAFLLPLALLQVVPHDVIEIDGDDDPDGVVIIGESTSDYKNKQPMGYHKDWQKHVKEALSNDLVGSTSNHDSMNDALLGAFKNSEPGPPDYGFADDYEYDDCDNDEDDYEGYEYDTELIDNDCNFSLAAKFDEMDLPPGVEATVPWLEKPASERPRTNKQKIVIEDEIDVKYKSFKQFDTVQDHSDHYFSRPELLKHIPTVKKPAKDWSKRIQNDWKVLEKDLPETIYVRIYEDRMDILRAVIVGPAGTPYHDGLFFFDFYFPPSYPHDPPMVHYHSGGLRLNPNLYACGKVCLSLLNTWSGSGCEKWNPSKSTMLQVLVSIQALVLNSKPYFNEPGFAQTANTPYGEKKSLAYNEDIFLLSCKTMLYTLRRPPRNFEDFVAGHFRKYGHTILVACRAYMDGAQVGCVVGNGVQDVDEGDKSCSSTFKSSLRKLFEDLLMEFTVKGADCDEFLAQKVKDGAARAADTTLKL is encoded by the exons ATGGTCCTTCAAAAAACCGGAAGACCCAGGATCTCTTTTTCCCTCCCCATCGGAGGTCAATCTCTCCCCCAATTATCGCTTCCTATCCCTTTGCTTCTCCCTTCTCTCGCTCGCCATCGGAGCGATCGCGTCGAAACCCTAGCAACCGCCGGCGGAGCGGGCCCCGGCGCCGATCCGATCGCAGGCCCTCCGATCGTCGGCATTGGTTGTCCCCGGCCGGCTCCATGGAGCCGCCGCCGGCCGCCAACTACGCCACCCACAATTCCAA GCTTCGCCTTTTCTCCGCGGGGGCGTCGTACCAGGATCCGGATGTCATGGAGGTTCCCTCATCGTCGGCGTGGAGTTCCGGCCATCAGAAGCGAAAGCGGGGTCAG GTCCATGCTTGCTTTCTTGCTTCCTTTGGCTCTACTGCAG GTTGTTCCTCATGATGTGATTGAGATTGATGGAGATGATGATCCTGATGGAGTTGTGATCATTGGTGAAAGCACATCAGATTACAAGAACAAGCAACCTATGGGATACCATAAAGATTGGCAAAAGCATGTAAAG GAAGCTTTGTCCAATGATCTTGTGGGTTCGACATCAAATCATGACTCCATGAATGATGCTCTGCTAGGAGCCTTCAAAAATTCTGAGCCTGGCCCACCGGATTATGGCTTTGCAGATGACTATGAATATGATGACTGTGATAACGATGAAGATGATTATGAAGGATATGAGTATGATACAGAGTTAATTGATAATGATTGCAACTTTAGTTTGGCTGCTAAATTTGATGAAATGGACCTGCCTCCTGGGGTGGAGGCAACCGTACCTTGGTTAGAGAAGCCTGCATCTGAAAGGCCAAGAACAAACAAGCAGAAGATAGTGATTGAAGATGAAATTGATGTGAAATATAAATCATTTAAACAATTTGATACTGTTCAAGATCATTCTGATCATTATTTTAGCAGACCAGAGCTTCTCAAACATATTCCAACAGTAAAGAAG CCAGCAAAGGATTGGTCAAAAAGGATTCAGAATGATTGGAAGGTCCTTGAGAAAGATTTACCGG AGACGATATATGTTAGAATTTATGAAGATAGGATGGACATTCTTAGGGCTGTTATCGTTGGACCAGCTGGAACTCCTTATCATGATGGCCTATTCTTCTTTGACTTCTACTTTCCTCCCAGCTATCCCCATGATCCTCCG ATGGTACATTACCACTCAGGTGGTCTTCGACTCAATCCAAATTTGTATGCATGTGGGAAGGTTTGTCTCAGCCTTCTGAACACCTGGAGCGGCAGTGGATGTGAGAAGTGGAACCCATCAAAGTCAACCATGCTGCAGGTCCTTGTCTCTATCCAGGCTCTAGTTCTGAATTCAAAGCCTTACTTCAATGAGCCAGGATTTGCTCAGACAGCTAATACACCCTATGGAGAGAAGAAATCCCTGGCTTACAATGAAGATATTTTCCTCTTGTCCTGCAAGACAATGCTGTATACACTACGGAGGCCACCAAGG AACTTTGAGGACTTCGTGGCAGGACATTTTCGCAAGTATGGACACACAATCCTTGTTGCATGCAGAGCTTACATGGATGGAGCACAGGTTGGGTGTGTTGTGGGAAATGGGGTGCAGGATGTTGATGAGGGTGATAAGAGTTGCTCGTCAACATTCAAGAGTTCACTAAGGAAGCTTTTTGAGGATCTCTTGATGGAGTTCACCGTCAAAGGAGCTGATTGTGATGAATTTCTTGCTCAGAAGGTCAAAGATGGTGCTGCCAGAGCAGCAGACACTACTCTAAAGCTATAA
- the LOC140850980 gene encoding uncharacterized protein isoform X2, whose amino-acid sequence MEQERHGPSKNRKTQDLFFPPHRRSISPPIIASYPFASPFSRSPSERSRRNPSNRRRSGPRRRSDRRPSDRRHWLSPAGSMEPPPAANYATHNSKLRLFSAGASYQDPDVMEVPSSSAWSSGHQKRKRGQVVPHDVIEIDGDDDPDGVVIIGESTSDYKNKQPMGYHKDWQKHVKEALSNDLVGSTSNHDSMNDALLGAFKNSEPGPPDYGFADDYEYDDCDNDEDDYEGYEYDTELIDNDCNFSLAAKFDEMDLPPGVEATVPWLEKPASERPRTNKQKIVIEDEIDVKYKSFKQFDTVQDHSDHYFSRPELLKHIPTVKKPAKDWSKRIQNDWKVLEKDLPETIYVRIYEDRMDILRAVIVGPAGTPYHDGLFFFDFYFPPSYPHDPPMVHYHSGGLRLNPNLYACGKVCLSLLNTWSGSGCEKWNPSKSTMLQVLVSIQALVLNSKPYFNEPGFAQTANTPYGEKKSLAYNEDIFLLSCKTMLYTLRRPPRNFEDFVAGHFRKYGHTILVACRAYMDGAQVGCVVGNGVQDVDEGDKSCSSTFKSSLRKLFEDLLMEFTVKGADCDEFLAQKVKDGAARAADTTLKL is encoded by the exons ATGGAACAAGAAAGGCATGGTCCTTCAAAAAACCGGAAGACCCAGGATCTCTTTTTCCCTCCCCATCGGAGGTCAATCTCTCCCCCAATTATCGCTTCCTATCCCTTTGCTTCTCCCTTCTCTCGCTCGCCATCGGAGCGATCGCGTCGAAACCCTAGCAACCGCCGGCGGAGCGGGCCCCGGCGCCGATCCGATCGCAGGCCCTCCGATCGTCGGCATTGGTTGTCCCCGGCCGGCTCCATGGAGCCGCCGCCGGCCGCCAACTACGCCACCCACAATTCCAA GCTTCGCCTTTTCTCCGCGGGGGCGTCGTACCAGGATCCGGATGTCATGGAGGTTCCCTCATCGTCGGCGTGGAGTTCCGGCCATCAGAAGCGAAAGCGGGGTCAG GTTGTTCCTCATGATGTGATTGAGATTGATGGAGATGATGATCCTGATGGAGTTGTGATCATTGGTGAAAGCACATCAGATTACAAGAACAAGCAACCTATGGGATACCATAAAGATTGGCAAAAGCATGTAAAG GAAGCTTTGTCCAATGATCTTGTGGGTTCGACATCAAATCATGACTCCATGAATGATGCTCTGCTAGGAGCCTTCAAAAATTCTGAGCCTGGCCCACCGGATTATGGCTTTGCAGATGACTATGAATATGATGACTGTGATAACGATGAAGATGATTATGAAGGATATGAGTATGATACAGAGTTAATTGATAATGATTGCAACTTTAGTTTGGCTGCTAAATTTGATGAAATGGACCTGCCTCCTGGGGTGGAGGCAACCGTACCTTGGTTAGAGAAGCCTGCATCTGAAAGGCCAAGAACAAACAAGCAGAAGATAGTGATTGAAGATGAAATTGATGTGAAATATAAATCATTTAAACAATTTGATACTGTTCAAGATCATTCTGATCATTATTTTAGCAGACCAGAGCTTCTCAAACATATTCCAACAGTAAAGAAG CCAGCAAAGGATTGGTCAAAAAGGATTCAGAATGATTGGAAGGTCCTTGAGAAAGATTTACCGG AGACGATATATGTTAGAATTTATGAAGATAGGATGGACATTCTTAGGGCTGTTATCGTTGGACCAGCTGGAACTCCTTATCATGATGGCCTATTCTTCTTTGACTTCTACTTTCCTCCCAGCTATCCCCATGATCCTCCG ATGGTACATTACCACTCAGGTGGTCTTCGACTCAATCCAAATTTGTATGCATGTGGGAAGGTTTGTCTCAGCCTTCTGAACACCTGGAGCGGCAGTGGATGTGAGAAGTGGAACCCATCAAAGTCAACCATGCTGCAGGTCCTTGTCTCTATCCAGGCTCTAGTTCTGAATTCAAAGCCTTACTTCAATGAGCCAGGATTTGCTCAGACAGCTAATACACCCTATGGAGAGAAGAAATCCCTGGCTTACAATGAAGATATTTTCCTCTTGTCCTGCAAGACAATGCTGTATACACTACGGAGGCCACCAAGG AACTTTGAGGACTTCGTGGCAGGACATTTTCGCAAGTATGGACACACAATCCTTGTTGCATGCAGAGCTTACATGGATGGAGCACAGGTTGGGTGTGTTGTGGGAAATGGGGTGCAGGATGTTGATGAGGGTGATAAGAGTTGCTCGTCAACATTCAAGAGTTCACTAAGGAAGCTTTTTGAGGATCTCTTGATGGAGTTCACCGTCAAAGGAGCTGATTGTGATGAATTTCTTGCTCAGAAGGTCAAAGATGGTGCTGCCAGAGCAGCAGACACTACTCTAAAGCTATAA